A portion of the Gossypium arboreum isolate Shixiya-1 chromosome 8, ASM2569848v2, whole genome shotgun sequence genome contains these proteins:
- the LOC108470108 gene encoding vesicle-associated membrane protein 721-like: MGQQSLIYAFVARGTVVLADYTEFTGNFTGIASQCLQKLPSSNNKFTYNCDGHTFNYLVDNGFTYCVVAIESVGRQVPMAFLERIKEDFTKRYGGGKAASAPANSLSKEFGPKLKEHMQYCIDHPEEISKIAKVKAQVSEVKGVMMENIEKVLDRGERIELLVDRTENLRSQAQDFRQQGTQMRRKMWLQNMKVKLIVLGILVALILIIVLSVCHGFKCS; the protein is encoded by the exons ATGGGGCAACAATCGTTGATCTACGCCTTCGTGGCACGAGGCACCGTGGTCTTAGCCGACTATACGGAGTTCACCGGAAACTTCACCGGCATAGCTTCTCAGTGTCTCCAGAAACTTCCTTCTTCAAACAACAAGTTCACTTACAACTGCGATGGCCATACCTTTAACTATCTCGTCGATAACGGCTTCA CTTATTGTGTGGTTGCTATTGAATCCGTTGGCAGACAGGTTCCTATGGCATTTCTTGAGAGAATTAAAGAGGATTTCACCAAGAGATATGGTGGAGGAAAAGCTGCATCTGCCCCTGCAAACAGCCTGAGCAAGGAGTTTGG GCCAAAATTAAAGGAGCATATGCAGTATTGCATTGATCATCCTGAGGAGATCAGTAAGATTGCCAAAGTGAAAGCTCAAGTTTCAGAAGTTAAAGGAGTTATGATGGAAAACATTGAGAAG GTTCTGGACCGTGGTGAGAGAATTGAGCTTCTGGTGGATAGAACAGAAAATCTTCGTTCTCAG GCACAAGATTTTCGGCAGCAGGGAACCCAGATGAGGAGAAAGATGTGGTTACAGAACATGAAGGTAAAGCTTATAGTTCTCGGAATCTTGGTCGCTTTGATCCTCATCATTGTACTGTCTGTTTGTCACGGCTTCAAAtgttcatga